The stretch of DNA TAAGCCCAGAAAACACAGAACATTTGCATTTGCAATGTCTTTTCAGATGTGGGAATTAGACCTGAGAGCAAGGATTCAACTTCAGTGCAAGAGTTTTCCACAGAAGAATCAAGCCAGGTTACAAGAGCAGAAAAGCGGACAGGAAATCCCGTTTCTGACTGCACCTTGGAAACGGCTCATGATGGAGAACACTGGCTAGAGCGTCAGCAAGGGAGCCGGGAAAAGGACTTAGGACAAATGTTCACTCACCTGAACTCACTTCCTGTGGAGAAGCGTCGCAAACAGGATATCTGTTGGGAAAATGACAGTCAGAAGTCTCTCCTGATGACCGAGGAGAGAGTTCCCAAAGGGCCCTATGACTTTCAGACACTTGGGaaaagactgaagcagaaatcagGCTTACTGACAAAGCAGAGAGCTCCTAAGGAGAAAAAGCCTCATAAGTGCGGTGACTGTGGTGAGCTCTTCACATACCACTCCGTCCTCATTCGACACCAGCGCGTTCACACTGGGGAGAAACCCTACACCTGCAGTGAGTGTGCCAAGTCCTTTAGCCACAGAGCCAATCTAACTAAGCACCAGAGAACTCACACCAGAATTCTCTTCGAGTGCCGTGAATGTAAGAAAACCTTCCTGGAAAGCTCATCCCTCGCTGTCCATCAGCGAGTGCACGTTGGAGAGAGACCGTACGAGTGCAGCGAGTGCGGGAAAGGTTTTAACCGGAGCACACACCTCGCCCAGCATCAGCTGATTCACACTGGGGtgaagccctatgaatgtaacGAATGCGATAAAGCTTTCATTCATTCGTCAGCACTCATCAAACATCAAAGaactcatactggagagaagccctataaGTGTCaggagtgtgggaaagcctttagTCATTGCTCCTCCCTTACGAAGCACCAGAGAGTTCACACCGGAGAAAAGCCCTACGAGTGTAGCGAGTGTGGGAAAACCTTCAGTCAGAGCACGCACCTCGTTCAGCACCAGAGAATTCACACGGgggagaagccctatgaatgtcATGAGTGTGGGAAAACCTTTAGCCGGAGCTCAAATTTTGCCAAGCATCAAAGAATTCATGTTGGAAAGAAGCCCTACAAGTGCGGAGAGTGCGGGAAAGCCTTCATTCATTCGTCGGCTCTGATTCAGCACCAGAGAACTCACACCGCAGAGAGACCTTTTAGATGTAACGAATGTGGGAAGAACTTTAAGTGCAGTTCATCCCTCATCCGACATCAAAGACTTCACACTGAAGAGCAACCCGGAAAACTTACTGACTGTTAAGAGATGTAAGATGGCTTTATCACTGCgtttaatatttgaatatttaagtGGAAGGTCCATCATAGGACCCTTGGGAGCTTTTGTATATGTAAGTGATTTCACTCGTCCAGTATATAAGTTTGAACAACAGATAATGAAAACCTCTGGATCTGGGTCTCAAAATTTTTTATTCCCAGTTTTCCAAATacccaatatttttaaaattctggctATAGATctcaaattttttatttccaaaatttcaAATACCCTGTTCTTTTTTGATTCAAGAAATGTTTGGGAGACAGTAGTGATGTGGTTTTTAGTAAGAGCAGGGCCTGCTGGagcctttcatttttttgtaggTTAGGCTTGAGACTTAACAGCCTTATCCTTGGGAAGACACAGTCATTGCTCTGAACTCAGACAGACACATGCTATTATTTTCTTAGAGAGTAATTTCTGTGTTAGAAAGGAAAGGTTGAGAGGTGAAAGTTGCTTAGGATTCCACCCCTACAAAGTGCTGTCTAATTTGATGAACATAACTAACATGTATTTATAATCGGTTCTAAGTTAGGTTTACATGAAGAATATTGGTCATTGATTCTCATGAATCACACTGTTATCCCTTTGTTTTGAAGATTCATTTTCTAGTTCCCTTGGAGTTAGCCTAAAGTACTTAATGGATCAGAGTCTTCACTTTTGTTTGCCAGGGTCCTCTCTGCCCATCTTGGCACTGATGGAGCACTCGGGTTTTATAATCAGATCATCAGGGAGAGTTCATTCCTCTACATTATTTAGCTTGCTGTGAACTATGCTCTGTCACTTTTAGAAAACTCCCTAAGTGTATTGTAATTTGGATATATCTGGAAAGTCGATAGGGGTCAGtgcattattttatttggggTCCCAGTCAAGAAGAGAGCTGAAGGAACTATGAGGCACCATGGCATACTTTCCTGTCAAGTATGGGAAAAGCTCACAGGACAAGCCTGAAGTGTCTTACCTGAAGATaaacatctttcttccttctgtttatctGGATTTCATGTTTTACTCacattattttgttattcttcCATACATTGGTTGGTCTTTATTCCTGACCTCCTAAGTAAACATGGCATGAAATCATATTGATGTGTTAGTGTGACAGAGATGATCAGAAGCCAGTGAGAGggtgggaaacaaacaaaagctcaaaTAAGTGTTTAGTAAAACAATAACACAATGTCATTTTTTCATTATTCTATTCTGTATTGCaagttatataaaaagaaaatataaaaaaataggaaaaaaatagccACCGTTTTTTAGTGTCTCATCTCTTGGGTCCTACTCTTCAGGTTCATGCTCTTGCCTCCCCACTGTGATGCATTCACCACACTTTGCATATTATGACTAAGAGAAGCTAGGGGCTACTTTAAAGAAGGGTGTAGCGGAAAGAACTGTCTGATGGGTGAATGGAGTATAAATTCGGTAGTGACGGAAATCACAAGAAGTTGGGGAAAGGGCTCTTCATAAAGACGTTTTGGAATGAACAGAAACTCACTTGAGGAGGGTAAGTTGGGTGGAAAGGCTTagtgtctgtcttagggtttctattgctgtgataaaacaccaagaaccaaaagcagcttagggaggaaagggtttatttggctttcacttccacatcatagtagtatcactgaaggaagtcaggacaggaactcaaaaacagcaggatcctggaggcaggagctgatgcagttGTCATGGAGGGGgatgcttcctggcttgctctcatggctgaaggcggatcgaattaatacaggccaattggtataaaataaaagctactttaatataaatagcacactcacgcaaccgaagttcccgcgatgcccagaaataggagacaggaagaaggggttaccagcgtttgtgcaccccaatttatagacagggagcaggccgtcccgcccccaaagggcgggctctctctacacatggctttgctcaacctgctttcttatagaacccagaacctcctgtccagggatggcaccacccacagagaGCTGTGCcctccccatcagtcactaattaagaaactgtcttacagctggatcttatggaggccttttctcagttgaggttccctcctttcagacgaccctaacttgtgtcaagttgacataaaaccagccagtgcaGGGTCTGACTAGTGAAATAAGACCAATGTGGGCTTTTCAAAGTTGAGTCTGATTTCTCCCATTCTCATTTAGCAAGTATGTGATGATCTCAAAAGCCtatattatgtaaataataaGATGACAGCACTTATAAAGGGCCTAGTACACATTAAGTAACTAGACAACCCCACCACCATGTCCTCCCACTTGCTCATGTGTGCTATCAagcattttcattctttatttacaTAAACACAacttattacatattttaaatacatgttttaatgAAGTGGCTGTGTATCAGTCAGAACGAATTGCTTAAGGACATCGCATCACTCTTGGTTCACTGACTTAGGTGTGTCCATACTGCTCTCTGGCCCATCTGAATGGTGCTTCAATAGCTCTGGCTTTGCTTCCATTGCTTCCATTCTTACAGAAACCACCTTCTTCCCTTTTGAATATCATTAAGCGGACTCCATCTTATGGTTCCATGGGCTTGAATGTGCAGCTTAAATCACTCTTAGGGGGTTGCTTTAAGTTAGTTCCTTGGGGAACTCTGGTCCTTCATATTTCAGTGTTTGCCCCTTTTATGCCTTATATTCATTCTTAAGACATATTTGTATTCGAATATGAATCctggaagttttatttatttcattttcaatgtCTTGATACTTATATACTGAATTCGACTGTTCTATTGGCCTGTCGATAAACATGCTGTTTGTATATGTATCATCAGAAGCTTGtatatgatattttaaagtttattttaaaatgtaaagaaaggcCAAACATAAACATTTCCATATCATTCAAGAAGCCAGCTACATTTGCAATTGTTTATTTGACCTTcacaacttctggaggcatcaagTCAGGATAGCCCTCAGGAAGCCATATGTCTGCCAGAAGATCGTGGGGTAAGGGAAAGGAGTTTCTACCAAATAGTACTTGATTCCTCAGGCCAGATACAGTACCACTCACTTAGAGTGAgtaaggaaaggagagaggagttTTCTGGGAGCCATAGCTACAGTAGGTTTTACATGGTAAAAAACAGTTTAGGGGATCAGGCGATCAATGGCTGAGTCagtaagcctgaggacctgacgTCAGGCCCAGCACTCAAACACGTAAAATGTCAAGTATGACAGTATACCCatgtcaccccagtgctggggagacagaggttgGATGGTTTCTGGGGGTTGTTGGCTAGCCAGCCTACccaaatcagtgaactccaggttcagcaagagaaagcctatctcaaaaaataaggtggagaatgaccGAGGAGGACACTTGGCATTGCTCTCTGGCCACCAGCACACATGGATACGtgcccacacatgtgcatgaacacacccAAGGTTTAGTGTCATGGTTTTAATTACATCTAACTTGAGGAAGCTAATGTCACCAATTCAGAATATAAAACTTATTGATAAAACTACCAGCTGTAACTGGAAGGCCAGGAAGGCTTAGTCTGGTGAAGCAGGACTTGGCTGATACACTCTTTCTAGACAAACGGGTGGAAAGAGCTGCCGATACTGGAGAAAACCACAGGGGTGACTTACAACCCAACATCTTCCAGCACTCTCTgtgctcttctttttaaattaaacatcaGTTGAAGAGAAGTGGGTATGCTTATGccaaattgtaaaaaaaaaaaaaactgtacaaatTTGTCAGATAACTAGTCTTTCAGAGttattttttcatatgtatttttcacttttaacaaaacagaaattctCAAGGTGGGAGCTCTATGtccatgttttctcattttctcttctgtcttagactctattgctgtgataaaacatgaccaaaagcaacgtggagaagaaagggtttatttcagccttAGTGTACCTATCACACTCTATCACAAAGAGATATCAGATCAGGAACTCAAagaaggaacctgaaggcaggaactgatgcagagcccatggagtagcacagcttactggcttgctccccatgcttTCTTTGCTCAGCCTTCTTGCTCCTGCTGTTCAGGACCACCCACTCCGGTGCGACACCACTCCCTGTGGGGTGGGCCCaataatcattaatcaagaaaatgtcccacagaccactctggaggcattttctccgtTGCGTTTCCCTCCTCCCAATGACAGGAGCCtgcatcaagttgacattaaaattaGCCACAATACttttatttaattcctttaaGGATTCACCTGGATCATTTGGTGCCCAGAGCCACAGGAGCCACCCTTACCATAAGTTTTATTGGCAAGATGTGGAGAGCGTCTATTCCCCTGTGGTCATATATGTAACATGGTGTTTATGGGCTTCTGTATCATTTGATTGCTGCTGTCAAGTAATTAGATATTTTCATCATATAATTGTCTTTATTCTGAGATAATCTGCCTTAAGATTATGCTGATTTATATCCATCCACTTGGGACTCAGCCTTTTGGTGTGGGTCCAGGATCCCCATAGTTTTTCCCTGCGGCCCCTTTCAGCTTTTCCTACAGGCCCATCGCCATTCCTATGTGACTGTCACTGAACTGCAGAATCACACTCTGCCAGGGACCCACAATTGCCGGGGACCCAGGGGGGTTACCCTTTAtcatccttcctcttctccattctGGTCTCTCTGGACTCAGCGTTCTCCCTGCCTGCAGTCTGCCCACCTGGGCGCCTCTTCCTAGCTCCATCCCCTTGCAAGTGTGGTTCCATAAATCAACATTACCCACAATAGAAACAGACTAAAATACAAAATcacgtgatcatctcattagatgcagaaacggccttgacaaaatccaacatcccgtCATGATTGAAAGTCCTGAAGAGACTGGGAATCCAAGGGATGTACTTCAGCATAATAAAGTCCATTTACAGCAAGCTCAAAGCCAACGTCATCCTCAACAGAAATTCAAAAGAttttcactgaaatcaggaacaagacaaagatgtCTGCTCTCTCCGTACCTATTTAATATTACACTTGAAAtcttagagaaataagacaactgaaagagatcaaggggatacagatAGTAAAGGAATAAATCAAAgtatttatttgcagatgatacggTTTTATACATTAAAGACTCCACCAGGAAACTTCTAAAGCAATAAACAGTTTCAGCAAAGTAGTAGGATACAAAATTAACCACAAAAATCAAGAGCCTTTGTAAATCCTATTTATAAAtaacaaagatacagaaaaataaattaggaacataatacctttcacaatagcttcaaaaaaaatcctggtataactctaaccaagcaagtgaaagacttgtaatATATACTTTAACACATTGAAGAAACAAATTGGAAAACACACTAGAGAATAGAAAGCTCCCACGTTTCATCGATCAGTAGGATTAAGAGTGTGAAAATGACCAtcccaccaaaagcaatctacagtttCAATGCAATacacatcaaaatcccaacacaattcttcacagaaactaCAAAAATAATCTTTACCTGCATATTAGGAACACAAAACCCAggttatagggctggagagatggctcaa from Microtus ochrogaster isolate Prairie Vole_2 chromosome 7, MicOch1.0, whole genome shotgun sequence encodes:
- the Znf286a gene encoding zinc finger protein 286A isoform X2 translates to MDLVEVPQKRALSSQDSLLSHEKSAEGEVAALRLTAKSQETMTFKDVAMDFTPEEWGKLDPAHRDVMLENYRNLVSLWLPVSKPDNYNLDDGKELLKLEKKPPKGCHSDVGIRPESKDSTSVQEFSTEESSQVTRAEKRTGNPVSDCTLETAHDGEHWLERQQGSREKDLGQMFTHLNSLPVEKRRKQDICWENDSQKSLLMTEERVPKGPYDFQTLGKRLKQKSGLLTKQRAPKEKKPHKCGDCGELFTYHSVLIRHQRVHTGEKPYTCSECAKSFSHRANLTKHQRTHTRILFECRECKKTFLESSSLAVHQRVHVGERPYECSECGKGFNRSTHLAQHQLIHTGVKPYECNECDKAFIHSSALIKHQRTHTGEKPYKCQECGKAFSHCSSLTKHQRVHTGEKPYECSECGKTFSQSTHLVQHQRIHTGEKPYECHECGKTFSRSSNFAKHQRIHVGKKPYKCGECGKAFIHSSALIQHQRTHTAERPFRCNECGKNFKCSSSLIRHQRLHTEEQPGKLTDC
- the Znf286a gene encoding zinc finger protein 286A isoform X1, whose product is MACGVMKGILDCSLSSEMGLDPVTAACLPLALSSQDSLLSHEKSAEGEVAALRLTAKSQETMTFKDVAMDFTPEEWGKLDPAHRDVMLENYRNLVSLWLPVSKPDNYNLDDGKELLKLEKKPPKGCHSDVGIRPESKDSTSVQEFSTEESSQVTRAEKRTGNPVSDCTLETAHDGEHWLERQQGSREKDLGQMFTHLNSLPVEKRRKQDICWENDSQKSLLMTEERVPKGPYDFQTLGKRLKQKSGLLTKQRAPKEKKPHKCGDCGELFTYHSVLIRHQRVHTGEKPYTCSECAKSFSHRANLTKHQRTHTRILFECRECKKTFLESSSLAVHQRVHVGERPYECSECGKGFNRSTHLAQHQLIHTGVKPYECNECDKAFIHSSALIKHQRTHTGEKPYKCQECGKAFSHCSSLTKHQRVHTGEKPYECSECGKTFSQSTHLVQHQRIHTGEKPYECHECGKTFSRSSNFAKHQRIHVGKKPYKCGECGKAFIHSSALIQHQRTHTAERPFRCNECGKNFKCSSSLIRHQRLHTEEQPGKLTDC